One window of the Pedobacter ginsengisoli genome contains the following:
- a CDS encoding RNA polymerase sigma factor: MNTQKEQFVTVIEQNKGIIYKIANSFNTDEEDRKDLVQEIIFQLWRSFPGYNNKSKFTTWMYRVALNVAITWYRKERKKTALMSPISENVIEVLEDDVSIDNEGNLKLLQQFINELKELDRALMLLYLEEKTQKEMAEILGLSETNIGTKVNRIKEKLKQRFLKIINN; this comes from the coding sequence ATGAATACTCAGAAGGAGCAGTTTGTAACTGTAATTGAGCAGAACAAGGGTATAATTTACAAAATAGCCAATTCGTTTAACACAGATGAGGAGGATAGAAAAGATTTGGTGCAGGAAATTATATTTCAGCTATGGCGCTCGTTTCCTGGCTACAACAATAAAAGCAAATTTACTACATGGATGTATCGCGTTGCTTTAAATGTTGCGATTACATGGTACAGAAAGGAAAGAAAGAAAACGGCATTGATGAGCCCGATCTCAGAAAATGTAATTGAGGTATTAGAAGATGATGTGTCAATTGATAACGAGGGCAATTTAAAACTTCTGCAGCAGTTTATTAATGAGCTAAAAGAATTGGACAGGGCATTGATGCTGCTTTACTTGGAAGAAAAGACCCAGAAAGAAATGGCCGAGATTCTTGGGCTATCTGAAACAAACATCGGTACCAAAGTAAACAGGATTAAAGAAAAGTTAAAACAAAGATTTTTAAAGATTATTAACAATTAA
- a CDS encoding aminopeptidase C produces the protein MRSLWLTTSLLLGSTVGFAQDNLVNSLKNNQSENSATSFKFTPVINTEATSVKNQKSSGTCWSYSTNSFLESEMIRMGKKPVDLADLFTARNAYVEKGINYVRMHGALTLGDGGACHDVINMFAKYGALPQEVYNGNDYGAPGSSDRMNNLTKAILEKAVNAPGGKFDPNWKTKYIATIDSCMGAVPEKFTYEGKEYTPKTFAKEVVGINPEDYVELSSFNTAPYYKKAVLMVPDNWSYDQVYNVQMDDITKIIDNALKGGYSVAWATDVSEKGFSWKNGVAYVPEKNFDDMSDDEKKTMFNGPKAEKEITVDLRQAAFDDYQTTDDHGMQITGLAKDQNGKEYYIVKNSWGATNDYNGYLYVTKNFVKYKTTAFLLHKKGIPSDIRKKLSI, from the coding sequence ATGAGATCATTGTGGCTGACTACAAGTCTTCTACTTGGATCAACTGTTGGATTTGCACAAGACAACCTTGTAAATTCATTAAAAAACAACCAAAGCGAAAACAGCGCAACCAGTTTTAAATTTACACCTGTTATAAATACTGAAGCTACTTCTGTTAAAAATCAAAAATCGTCTGGTACTTGCTGGAGTTATAGCACTAACTCATTTTTAGAGTCGGAAATGATTAGAATGGGCAAAAAACCTGTAGATCTTGCGGATCTGTTTACTGCACGTAATGCATATGTTGAAAAAGGAATTAACTATGTGCGTATGCACGGTGCCTTAACATTAGGCGATGGTGGTGCTTGCCACGACGTAATTAATATGTTTGCTAAATATGGTGCTTTGCCTCAAGAAGTTTATAATGGTAATGATTACGGAGCTCCGGGATCATCTGACAGAATGAATAACCTTACAAAAGCTATTTTGGAAAAAGCAGTAAATGCTCCGGGTGGCAAGTTTGACCCTAACTGGAAAACCAAATACATTGCAACAATTGATTCTTGCATGGGTGCAGTTCCAGAAAAATTTACTTACGAAGGAAAAGAATACACTCCAAAAACTTTTGCTAAAGAAGTTGTAGGTATCAATCCTGAAGATTATGTTGAGCTTTCATCTTTCAATACTGCTCCTTATTATAAAAAAGCAGTTTTAATGGTGCCTGATAACTGGTCGTACGATCAGGTGTATAATGTACAAATGGATGATATCACCAAAATTATTGACAATGCATTAAAAGGTGGTTATAGTGTTGCATGGGCAACAGATGTTAGTGAAAAAGGCTTTAGCTGGAAAAATGGTGTTGCATACGTTCCGGAAAAGAATTTTGATGACATGTCTGACGATGAGAAAAAAACAATGTTCAATGGTCCAAAGGCTGAGAAAGAAATCACTGTTGATTTGCGTCAGGCGGCATTTGATGATTATCAAACTACCGATGATCACGGCATGCAGATCACTGGCTTAGCTAAAGATCAGAACGGTAAAGAATATTACATCGTTAAAAACTCATGGGGTGCTACAAACGATTATAATGGTTACTTATATGTAACTAAAAACTTTGTGAAATATAAAACCACTGCGTTTTTACTACACAAAAAAGGTATCCCTTCTGATATTCGTAAAAAGTTAAGTATATAA
- a CDS encoding rhodanese-related sulfurtransferase yields MKKFQTLLYYCYSHIAEAEQFAADHLTFCKSLNLVGRIIVADEGLNGTVSGTKESCEAYMKALKADERFAKTDFKIDDVEEPSFIKMHCRYKAEIVHSGLRDPNIIDPNKQTGKHLEPADFHKMLDQEDVVILDVRSNYEHNLGKFKNAVTLDIENFRDFPDKINELAKYKDKKVLTYCTGGIKCEKASALLLHHGFNDVYQLHGGIIKYGKEVGGEDFEGKCYVFDNRIAVDVNTVNPTVVSKCLNCGKTTPKMINCANPECNEHFTQCDECGETLQGCCSVACTTNPRKRTYDGTGYYVKVPQPINVSSKQLS; encoded by the coding sequence ATGAAAAAATTCCAGACACTACTTTACTATTGCTATAGTCACATAGCCGAGGCAGAACAATTTGCTGCTGATCACCTTACATTTTGCAAATCATTAAATCTCGTTGGCCGTATTATCGTAGCCGATGAAGGTTTAAACGGTACCGTTTCAGGAACTAAAGAATCCTGCGAAGCATATATGAAAGCCCTAAAGGCTGATGAGCGTTTTGCTAAAACCGATTTCAAAATTGATGATGTTGAAGAGCCTTCATTCATCAAAATGCATTGCCGCTACAAAGCCGAGATTGTACACTCAGGATTAAGAGATCCAAATATTATAGATCCGAACAAGCAAACAGGCAAGCACCTGGAACCTGCAGATTTCCATAAGATGCTTGATCAGGAAGATGTTGTAATTCTTGATGTACGTTCAAACTATGAGCATAATTTAGGAAAATTTAAAAATGCCGTAACTTTAGATATTGAGAATTTCAGAGATTTTCCCGATAAAATAAATGAGCTTGCTAAATATAAAGATAAGAAAGTACTTACTTATTGCACCGGTGGTATAAAATGCGAAAAAGCATCAGCTTTGCTATTACATCATGGTTTTAATGATGTTTATCAGTTGCATGGTGGAATCATTAAATACGGCAAAGAAGTTGGTGGCGAAGATTTTGAAGGTAAATGTTATGTTTTTGATAACCGTATTGCTGTAGATGTAAATACAGTAAATCCAACGGTAGTGTCTAAATGTTTAAATTGCGGCAAAACTACTCCAAAAATGATCAATTGCGCTAATCCTGAGTGCAATGAGCATTTCACACAATGTGATGAATGTGGAGAAACCCTGCAAGGATGCTGCTCGGTTGCATGTACTACCAACCCTCGTAAACGTACTTATGATGGAACAGGATATTATGTAAAAGTGCCACAGCCGATAAACGTTTCAAGTAAACAACTATCTTAG